Genomic segment of Streptomyces longhuiensis:
GCCGCCGATGGAGACCACGTTCGCGTCGTTGTGCTCACGGCCCAGCGCAGCGGTCTGCTCGCTCCAGGCGAGGGCCGCACGAACGCCCTTCACCTTGTTCGCGGCGATCTGCTCGCCGTTGCCGGAGCCGCCGATCACGATGCCGAGGGCGTCCGGGTCCGCCGCCGTGCGCTCCGCGGCGCGGAGGCAGAACGGAGGGTAGTCGTCCTGGGCGTCATAGATGTGGGGCCCGCAGTCGACGGGCTCGTGGCCGTGGGCCTTGAGCCATTCGACGAGGTGGTTCTTGAGTTCGTAGCCGGCATGATCCGAGCCGAGGTACACGCGCATGGGTCCGAGTGTGGCACGTCCCACGCGGGCACGGCGCGGTCGGGTCGTTGTCGCCGGCGGTCGGGTCGTTGTCGGC
This window contains:
- a CDS encoding ribose-5-phosphate isomerase, with the protein product MRVYLGSDHAGYELKNHLVEWLKAHGHEPVDCGPHIYDAQDDYPPFCLRAAERTAADPDALGIVIGGSGNGEQIAANKVKGVRAALAWSEQTAALGREHNDANVVSIGGRMHTQEEATKFVEIFLSTPYSGEERHTRRIEMLSRYEETGELPAIPAHHPQG